The region agCCCCTAGTGCCTTTAAGGTACTGGCAGGTGATCTAAAGACTAAccagagccttctgttctccaggctgaacacccccacCTTttgcagcctgtcttcagaggaaaggtgctccagccctctgatcattgtCAGTGACGACAAACGAACATCCCACATCCCCCACACATCTCCATCCCACTCCCACCGCCTCCCGCCACCCCCTGCTCCCGGCCAGGACCCTCACCTGTGCGGCCCAGTCGCCTTCGTCGCCGAGGTTGGTGGCCTCCTGCGAGCACACCGAGCTGCGCTGGtcgggcgggccggggggcagCCCGGCGGGGAAGCAGGGCAAGAGCGGCCTGAGGAAGCGAAAGTCGCTGTTGACGGTGCCGCCGGCGAAGCAGATGTCGTAGACGTAGCTGCGGGGCAGGGAGCCCGCCGTGCTCTCCGTCACAGCCGTCGGGAAGGTGGGCAAGGGCTCGGCCCTGGCCCGCCGCAGCCTCAGCACCACGGCGGCCACGGCGCTGGCCACGAAGAGCGCCGACACGCAGGCCAGCGAGGCGATGAGGTAGAGGGTGAGGGGCCCGTCGGGCTCGGCGGCCGGCGCCTCCTCGCTCCGCCGCCAGTGCGCGTCGGAGAAGCCGTCCACCAGGGCGATGGCCAGGGTGGCGCTGGCGGAGCGCGGCGGCTGCCCGCGGTCTCGCACCAGCACCACGAGCCTCTGGCGGGCCGCGTCCCTCTCCGCCACGGCCCGCGCCGTGCGCACCTCGCCGCTGTGCAGCCCCACGCGGAACAGCCCCGGCTCCGTCGCCTTGGCCAGCTCGTACGACAGCCACGCGTTCTGCCCCGCGTCCGCGTCCACCGCCACCACCTTGGCCACCAGctcgcccgccgccgccccgcgcgccACCAGCTCGCCCGCCAACGCGCTGCTGCCGGGGGGCGGGTGCAGCACCACGGGCGCGTTGTCGTTCTCGTCGCGCACCACCACGCGCAGCACCGCCTGCGCGCTCAGCGGCGGCGAGCCGCCGTCGGCAGCGCGCACCGCCACCTCCAGGCCGCGCACCTCCTCGTAGTCCAGCGCCCGCAGCACGTACACGTCCCCGCTCACAGCGTTGACCGACACGGCGGGCTGCTCCTTGCCCTCCTGCCGCACCAGCGCGTAGCTGACGCGGGCGTTCTCCCCCGCGTCGGCGTCCGTGGCCTTCACGCTGCCGATCCGGACCATCGGGCTGTTGTTCTCCGTCACCCACAGCGTGTACACCTGCTGCGCGAACTCGGGCGCGTTGTCGTTCACGTCCGAGATCCGCACGAAGATGCTTGCCCGCGAGCTCAGCCGCGGCCTGCCCCAGTCCAGCGCCGTGATGCTGATGTTATACTCCGCCGTCCTCTCCCTGTCCAGCGCCGCGTTGGTTCGCAGCTCGTAGTAGCTGTCGAACGTGGGGCTGAGGCTGAACGGCAGGTCCCCGGCGATCGAGCACTCCGTCCTGCCGTTGTCCCCGGAGTCCCGGTCCCGCACGCTGAACAGGGCCACCACGGTGCGCGGCGCCGCGTCCTCGGCGATGGAGGCGCTGACGGACGTGAGCGCTATCTCCGGGGCGTTGTCGTTCACGTCCAGGACCTCCACGTGCACTTTGCAATGGGCAGAGAAACCCCCGCCGTCGGTGGCTCTCACCACCAACTGATGTGTTTTCGCTTCCTCGAAGTCGAGGTTGCCCGCCACCCGAATCTCCCCCGTGGCAGGGTTCAGCTCGAAGAGCTTCACGGTCCGCTCCGGTGTCTGGGTGAAGGCGTAACGTACATGCCCGTTGGAGCCTTCGTCGGGATCCGTGGCCACCACTCTGACCACCAGCTGCTCCGGGGGGCTGTTCTCGGCCAGCCGCACCTCGTACACCTCCCGAGCGAAGACTGGGGTGTTGTCATTGGCATCGAGCACCACGATCCGGACCTGAGCCGTGCCCGAGCGGGGTGGCGAGCCCCCGTCGGTGGCCGTGAGCACTAAATTCAGCTCTCGCTGCTCTTCGCGGTCCAACTGACGCTCTAGGATTAGTTCCGTGTATTTAAAGCCTTCTTTCCCTGTTCCGACATGGAGGGAGAAATGCGAATTGGAGCCGAGGCTGTAGTTCTGCAAACCGTTCATGCCCACGTCCCTGTCCTGGGCGCTTTCCAGAGGGAAACGGGAACCGGGAGCTGTCGTTTCCAGAATCTCTAAAACCACCTCCTTCTTCGGAAACACGGGGGAATTGTCGTTCACGTCACGAACCTCCACCTCCCCTCGGATCAACTGCATCGGATTCTCAAGGAATACCTTAAAGAAGAGCGTGCACGTCTCGCTCTGCGGACAGAGCTGCTCTCGGTCCAGCGACTCCTTCACCGTCAGGACGCCGCTGCTCGGATCCAGGCGGAAAAGCTGCTCGTTCCCCTCGGACACAACGCGGGCCTTGCGAGCCGCCAGCTGGCTCgcagccacccccagctccttgccAATGTCGGCGACAAAGGACTCCCTCTCCATTTCCTCCGCCACAGAGTAGCGGAGGCGCTCGGCCCCGCTCTGACACACGCAAACgcacagaagaaacaagagCACTTGCCTCTCGCTGCCTCCGCTCCGTCTCCCGCTCGCCATCACTCTCCACCAAAGCCATCCACCCTCCTCCGCGGCTCCCAGCATTTTTTCTCACCGGCGTCCGAGGCAGAGCGCTCTGGCTCAGGGGTGGCGGCAGAAGGGGCTCGGAAAGCCCCCGAGCACCCCGGCTCCGTGCCCCGCcgcccttccccagcagctcccgcgGCTGCTTTTTGTCTCCCGCTGCCTGCACAGCCGGGGCGGGCGGAGGAACCTGCGGCTCCGTGGCCAACACCCCCACCCAGCGTCGCAAGGCGGaatcttccctctgcctttttcGGGCCAGCGCTGCTGCTTTGCACTTTGCTCTCCATTCTCCACTCCCAGTGCCAAACCGTAGGCGAAAAGGCCCGTGTAAACGCTCTCTCTCCTCCCCGCACcgcagctctgctctggccaTCACTTCTCAGCTCGCAACCGCCAAGTcttcctgcacagctcctggtttcttctctgctgtgtcgGCGTTGCGAGATGGGCCACTTGCACAGGCTGCACGGCGGGATTGTCCTTCTCTTGGTCAGATGCTCCTCAGCAGAGGACATCTGATACGTGGGGCTGGTGAGAGAAGCACCGGTGTTGGAAAGGAGAGCTGAGGCCAGAGAGCTGACAGGGAAAAGGCCCAGAAGAAAAACCCTCAGCCCATCTCACCATCACCCAGgaatgatgctgctgctctgggacacGCCATCCTAAGTCTGTTTAATTCACATTCTGTAGCACACCTCATCCAAACGACACACCACTccagaagatctttaaggtcctttccaactcaaaccattccacgGTTCTGCAGTCCTTTCTCCTTTAATGTTACCGCACAAGCTTAGAAATACTTGAGAGTTCCCCGTGCTCAGAGATCAAGGCTGAACCCCCGGACCTGAGTAAGGATCGACGGCCAACAACTAATTAACATCAAAGGCGAGGAGAGGTCACTAATGAAAGCCCCAGATACACAAACGCTGATGAGCGGGAGCAAAGAGAGACAACAGCAAAGACCAGGGATCTAACGGCACTAATCGATGGGCCATTAGCGGAACCATTCACGTGTAAACGGCAAGAGGTTCAACCAGAAACTTGTTAAtgatcaggggaaaaaagaaaatatgagcattgattaaaaaaagaaaagtagaaaacaaaacacaacttgCACTACTTGTTTTTGGTTGAATACTTTTAGTTCATTCTTTACTACAAAAGGAACCACCCTATATTTTTATGTAGACAGTCTCCTAACTTCCTGGTTTTTACACCTCTCATTTCCTGGGTCACAGTCTCAGAAGATACTCACCCGGCGAAGTCCTAGAAATTCGATTATGCCTtcgttttttaaaaaataaagcttccGTGACCATAACAGCAGGAGAAATTAACAGTCAGGGCTGACCTTAGGATTCTCCAGAATTTTAACTAATAAGAGGACTTCGCGCAGATGCTGCCATTTTAGGTGATTTCTTTTCACCGCCCTTTGATTTGGAAGCATGATATCATCCAAAAAAGACTAGCTTACATCCAAGGCCAGGTCAgctcttttttgctttccaggGACGTGCCCATCTCTCGACTTCCTATGATTATCACCAGTACAGAGGCTCGGTGGAAAGCCAACCACAGGccaaatgcagcagcagatgcGTTGGCTTCTCTCCTCAGTTGTGCTATGTGAAAATAACAGGGATAGCTGAAATCCACTCGCTTTGTGCCCTTGCCAGTGCTCCTGCTCAGCTTTTAGCACATCCCAGAGAGGAAGGTGTATTTGCTTCTCCGTAACCTAATCCTTGGCACCACTACACAGCAGGGAACAGACACAAGCTGAGAAGAGCTTCCACAGACACTTTCAAGCCTGACAGCAGTAACCCGGTGACTGTTCCTGCCCTCCTTTCAGAAGATAAATGGTGTCCTTCAGCCTCAGGTGTAGAAGGCTCTAAGAGGAACGGTGATCCTTAACACAGCTCTTGGCTATCGCAGTGTTTTTGCActtcagaaaatgctgctcTTACACTGAAGCTTCACATTTTAGAGAAATGGGAAGTAAAGAGGGTCACTTACCGTGCAGCACTGGATAGCTCGTGCTGGTGTTTTCTGTTGGGCACGGCAATAAAATGGACATGTATGAGTGGAAAACCAGAAAGAGTATGTGCACTGCCAAAGTCACACTGTGTTATAGGGCAGCCCAAGGAAACATAGCCCTAATAGAATGTAATTTGTATAAATGTGTCAGAGAATTCGTTTATCCACTTAAGAACACTGTGATGTTCCAGGCTTCCTtggttgttctgtttttttttttgtttgggttttttgtttgttttctgatgaCGTCTTTATCCTAAGAAGGCAGCTTAAACTGATGGAAAAGCTGTTCTCCTCTTTACTCTGAGATTTACATCTCACCTCTAGAAAAGAGGTACAACAACATATTCTGCTCAGTTCCTGGTATGTCTCGGTACTTCGGAACATACTGCTTCTAAAAGAGGATTCTCCCGGCACTTCTGCAGCCTGAGCAGTTTCAGTTTCTAAAATCCCCTCTTTCGTTTTTCAGCTGGGCATTCAGGTCCGCCGAGTGAAATCACGGAGGCCTCATGTCGGGTTTTGTTCCTCCCTGGATAAAGGCTTCTCCCCCACCCCGGGAGCCACTGCTCATCCATTCCAGCACATTCCGAGGATCGCGTCCCttgggaggagcagctgcaaaGTTGCCCGCAGACCAAAAAAACAGATGCTTCCCCGGAGTCGCTGTAGTTTCCATGCCCGAGTGCGAAGTGAGAGTAAGGTTCCTGTGCTCTCTCTCCCAGCCACCTCCCAGGACGGGTTTCTTCTCCAACATTCAGACAGCGCCTGAATTCCCAGCCCTCCTGTGGAactgctgccctgtgctctcCGCTGGATGCAAACGTGAGGAAAGCCGGGAGAATCTTTCCCACCCTTCCAGCTCTCCGGCATGTTGTAAATACCACTGGTACATACCCAACTTGTGGTTCCTTTTCCAAGAGAGcatccagcctcctctcccacTCTGCATTCAGCCCA is a window of Apus apus isolate bApuApu2 chromosome 13, bApuApu2.pri.cur, whole genome shotgun sequence DNA encoding:
- the LOC127389888 gene encoding protocadherin beta-15-like isoform X24 produces the protein MLGAAEEGGWLWWRVMASGRRSGGSERQVLLFLLCVCVCQSGAERLRYSVAEEMERESFVADIGKELGVAASQLAARKARVVSEGNEQLFRLDPSSGVLTVKESLDREQLCPQSETCTLFFKVFLENPMQLIRGEVEVRDVNDNSPVFPKKEVVLEILETTAPGSRFPLESAQDRDVGMNGLQNYSLGSNSHFSLHVGTGKEGFKYTELILERQLDREEQRELNLVLTATDGGSPPRSGTAQVRIVVLDANDNTPVFAREVYEVRLAENSPPEQLVVRVVATDPDEGSNGHVRYAFTQTPERTVKLFELNPATGEIRVAGNLDFEEAKTHQLVVRATDGGGFSAHCKVHVEVLDVNDNAPEIALTSVSASIAEDAAPRTVVALFSVRDRDSGDNGRTECSIAGDLPFSLSPTFDSYYELRTNAALDRERTAEYNISITALDWGRPRLSSRASIFVRISDVNDNAPEFAQQVYTLWVTENNSPMVRIGSVKATDADAGENARVSYALVRQEGKEQPAVSVNAVSGDVYVLRALDYEEVRGLEVAVRAADGGSPPLSAQAVLRVVVRDENDNAPVVLHPPPGSSALAGELVARGAAAGELVAKVVAVDADAGQNAWLSYELAKATEPGLFRVGLHSGEVRTARAVAERDAARQRLVVLVRDRGQPPRSASATLAIALVDGFSDAHWRRSEEAPAAEPDGPLTLYLIASLACVSALFVASAVAAVVLRLRRARAEPLPTFPTAVTESTAGSLPRSYVYDICFAGGTVNSDFRFLRPLLPCFPAGLPPGPPDQRSSVCSQEATNLGDEGDWAAQGRAPVSEDTRPRAVEAACAGNQGMEQNVSSDPNPWLSHQ
- the LOC127389888 gene encoding protocadherin beta-15-like isoform X38, producing the protein MLGAAEEGGWLWWRVMASGRRSGGSERQVLLFLLCVCVCQSGAERLRYSVAEEMERESFVADIGKELGVAASQLAARKARVVSEGNEQLFRLDPSSGVLTVKESLDREQLCPQSETCTLFFKVFLENPMQLIRGEVEVRDVNDNSPVFPKKEVVLEILETTAPGSRFPLESAQDRDVGMNGLQNYSLGSNSHFSLHVGTGKEGFKYTELILERQLDREEQRELNLVLTATDGGSPPRSGTAQVRIVVLDANDNTPVFAREVYEVRLAENSPPEQLVVRVVATDPDEGSNGHVRYAFTQTPERTVKLFELNPATGEIRVAGNLDFEEAKTHQLVVRATDGGGFSAHCKVHVEVLDVNDNAPEIALTSVSASIAEDAAPRTVVALFSVRDRDSGDNGRTECSIAGDLPFSLSPTFDSYYELRTNAALDRERTAEYNISITALDWGRPRLSSRASIFVRISDVNDNAPEFAQQVYTLWVTENNSPMVRIGSVKATDADAGENARVSYALVRQEGKEQPAVSVNAVSGDVYVLRALDYEEVRGLEVAVRAADGGSPPLSAQAVLRVVVRDENDNAPVVLHPPPGSSALAGELVARGAAAGELVAKVVAVDADAGQNAWLSYELAKATEPGLFRVGLHSGEVRTARAVAERDAARQRLVVLVRDRGQPPRSASATLAIALVDGFSDAHWRRSEEAPAAEPDGPLTLYLIASLACVSALFVASAVAAVVLRLRRARAEPLPTFPTAVTESTAGSLPRSYVYDICFAGGTVNSDFRFLRPLLPCFPAGLPPGPPDQRSSVCSQEATNLGDEGDWAAQGRAPLSEDTRPRAVEAACAGNQGMEQNVSSDPNPWLSHQ